The following proteins are co-located in the Vidua macroura isolate BioBank_ID:100142 chromosome 1, ASM2450914v1, whole genome shotgun sequence genome:
- the EAF1 gene encoding ELL-associated factor 1, with the protein MNGSANSLLDKEEHPLQLGESFERRPKASFHTIRYDFKPASIDTSCEGDLQVGKGDDVTITLPHIPGSTPPMTVFKGNKRPYQKDCVLIINHDTGEYVLEKLSSSIQVKKTRAEGSSKIQARIEQQSARASQPPSQFRAPTKPAVGPKTSPLKDNPSPEPQLDDIKRELRAEVEIIEQMSSSSGSSSSDSESSSGSEDESSSSEGEEPAHVSPSQPPHQQYNNRNAVANGTSRPQGSNQLMNTLRNDLQLSESGSDSDD; encoded by the exons atGAACGGCTCGGCGAACTCGTTGCTGGACAAGGAGGAGCACCCGCTGCAGCTGGGCGAGAGCTTCGAGCGGCGGCCCAAGGCCTCCTTCCACACCATCCGCT ATGATTTTAAGCCAGCATCGATTGATACGTCTTGTGAGGGGGACCTCCAAGTGGGTAAAGGAGATGATGTTACCATCACTTTGCCACATATTCCA GGTTCAACTCCACCAATGACTGtctttaaaggaaataaaaggccATATCAGAAGGATTGTGTGCTTATTATCAATCATGACACTGGGGAATATGTGCTGGAAAAACTTAGTAGCAGCATTCAAGTCAAGAAAACAAG agcagagggcagcAGTAAGATCCAAGCCCGAATAGAGCAACAGTCTGCCCGAGCATCTCAGCCTCCTTCACAGTTCAGAGCCCCAACCAAGCCAGCAGTTGGACCTAAAACTTCTCCTTTGAAGGATAATCCTTCACCAGAGCCCCAGCTGGACGATATTAAGAGAG agctgagagcagaggtTGAAATTATTGAGcagatgagcagcagcagtggaagcAGCTCATCGGATTCAGAGAGCTCATCTGGGAGCGAAGATGAAAGCTCCAGCAGCGAGGGGGAAGAGCCAGCACATGtttccccttcccagccacCACACCAGCAGTATAACAACAGGAATGCTGTTGCTAATGGCACCAGCAGGCCACAAGGAAGCAATCAGCTCATGAACACACTCC GAAATGACTTACAGTTGAGTGAATCTGGGAGTGACAGTGATGACTAG